In a genomic window of Pseudoxanthomonas indica:
- a CDS encoding STAS domain-containing protein, producing the protein MTLDIEVYPPVNGNQYVLLSGRLDSMSHELLDERLEPLLAGKPNALVLDLANLDYISSAGVRCILKARKALAPHEGRVLILHPQEQIRRVIEIVQAVPLDSIFASAEEVDIYLDALQRRILGEGDPAA; encoded by the coding sequence ATGACGCTGGACATCGAGGTCTATCCGCCGGTCAACGGCAACCAGTACGTGCTGTTGTCCGGGCGCCTGGATTCCATGAGTCACGAGCTTCTGGACGAGCGGCTGGAGCCGCTGCTCGCAGGCAAGCCCAATGCGCTGGTGCTGGATCTGGCCAACCTGGATTACATCAGCAGCGCCGGCGTGCGCTGCATCCTGAAAGCGCGCAAGGCGCTGGCCCCGCACGAGGGCCGCGTGTTGATCCTGCATCCGCAGGAACAGATCCGCCGCGTGATCGAGATCGTGCAGGCGGTGCCGCTGGACAGCATCTTCGCCAGCGCCGAGGAAGTGGACATCTATCTGGATGCGCTGCAGCGGCGCATCCTCGGCGAGGGTGATCCGGCCGCGTGA
- a CDS encoding STAS domain-containing protein produces the protein MNLTINVLPPGKGSQRVAVGGRLDTHTYEDLDEALAPLLTRQLHSLVLDFSDLDYISSAGIRSIFKARKALAGHGGKVLVVNPQPQIQKVFDVVKAVPLNDIFGSTAEADAYLDAMQRKVLQGDENE, from the coding sequence ATGAACCTGACCATCAACGTTCTTCCGCCCGGCAAGGGCAGCCAGCGCGTCGCCGTCGGTGGTCGCCTGGACACCCATACCTACGAGGATCTGGACGAGGCGCTGGCGCCGCTGCTGACCCGGCAACTGCATTCGCTGGTGCTGGACTTCTCCGACCTGGACTACATCAGCAGCGCCGGCATCCGCTCGATCTTCAAGGCGCGCAAGGCGCTGGCCGGACACGGCGGCAAAGTGCTGGTGGTCAATCCGCAGCCGCAGATTCAAAAGGTCTTCGACGTGGTCAAGGCGGTGCCGTTGAACGACATCTTCGGTTCCACCGCCGAGGCCGACGCCTACCTGGACGCGATGCAGCGCAAGGTGCTGCAGGGCGACGAAAACGAATGA
- a CDS encoding ATP-binding protein, whose amino-acid sequence MLIRLIVPGEYARVEDLNASLEVVLGRHGIDRALRDDVRLIVEELASNAIDYGGQPSGRAQHELSVDIGIHDDLLTLEFRDTGAPFDPLSAPEPDLDADIQERAIGGLGVYLIRQLAHEITYQRVDDCNVLRVTLRMGQPESQA is encoded by the coding sequence ATGCTGATACGCCTGATCGTGCCCGGTGAATATGCCCGGGTCGAAGATCTCAATGCTTCGCTGGAAGTGGTGCTCGGCCGGCACGGCATCGACCGCGCCCTGCGTGACGACGTGCGCCTGATTGTCGAGGAGCTGGCCAGCAACGCTATCGACTACGGTGGCCAGCCCAGCGGCCGCGCCCAGCACGAGCTGTCGGTGGATATCGGCATCCACGACGACCTGCTGACGCTGGAGTTCCGCGACACCGGCGCGCCGTTCGATCCCCTGAGCGCTCCAGAACCGGACCTGGATGCCGACATCCAGGAACGTGCCATTGGCGGACTGGGGGTGTACCTGATCCGACAACTGGCGCACGAGATCACCTACCAACGCGTGGATGATTGCAACGTCCTGCGCGTCACCCTGCGGATGGGCCAGCCGGAGAGCCAAGCATGA
- a CDS encoding SpoIIE family protein phosphatase, translating into MTASRQESPLSPVNTGVVHWRQSLRTRIALWSALINIVLLLALAVATAWFARRVIFADARRDTIASAQEAADRLDASLRAVAITTRGVSDLVANSDLDPQELTTTLRAMVLATPGCAGGLIVLEPDGTRTTPYARYISASGPARDRDFVADGYDYRRQGWFQRTLSAPDGWWSEPYRNETAGGIWMVTYNRPLRPRGKGVTTRGMVSLDLPLAELTGNFESLAHLPGWRVSLVAPAGTLATNPDVSVAANLTLEQFIRRSGRSDLLPTADAARLRQPLQLVHTDTLTGETRFTVVEPVGQTGWSLLVAQAYPLIIERLNQALTLLLGVGALLALVCTLLVRHLAKRISRPVEDITAAAASLANGRYDLPVPSQKRRDEVGLLARTLEHARSSIRQHLDAIEEMSAARQKIESELAIAREIQLAMLPAARVIDQDDRHLEVAALLEPAKAVGGDFYSFIEGSEGLLWFAIGDVSDKGVPAALFMARTVTVLEVAARTGGTPSQVLAEASRRLVDGNDTCMFATVLFGQVDLRHGDIVLASAGHDAPLLLHADGRHELVPMESGPPLGFEVSGEFPTWRGRLPAGATLLAYTDGVTEAFDPQQVAFGLERLRAILGAELTAQAQCEHVIAQVHQFAHPAAQSDDITVLAMRLRQDAKETGPC; encoded by the coding sequence ATGACCGCAAGTCGGCAGGAGTCGCCGTTGTCGCCGGTCAACACCGGCGTGGTGCATTGGCGCCAGAGCCTGCGCACCCGCATCGCGCTGTGGTCGGCACTGATCAACATCGTGCTGCTGCTGGCGCTGGCGGTGGCCACCGCCTGGTTCGCCCGCCGGGTGATTTTCGCCGATGCGCGCCGCGACACCATTGCCAGTGCGCAGGAAGCGGCCGACCGCCTGGATGCGTCGCTGCGCGCGGTGGCCATCACCACCCGCGGGGTGTCCGACCTGGTGGCCAATTCGGATCTGGACCCGCAGGAGCTCACCACCACCTTGCGCGCGATGGTGCTGGCCACGCCGGGCTGTGCTGGCGGACTGATCGTGCTCGAGCCCGATGGCACGCGCACCACGCCCTACGCGCGCTACATCTCGGCCAGCGGTCCCGCGCGGGATCGCGATTTCGTTGCCGATGGCTACGACTATCGCCGCCAGGGCTGGTTCCAGCGGACCTTGTCGGCGCCGGATGGCTGGTGGTCCGAACCGTATCGCAACGAAACCGCCGGCGGCATCTGGATGGTCACCTACAACCGCCCGCTGCGGCCGCGCGGCAAGGGCGTGACCACGCGCGGCATGGTCAGCCTGGATCTGCCGCTGGCCGAGTTGACCGGCAATTTCGAGAGCCTGGCCCACCTGCCCGGCTGGCGGGTCTCGCTGGTGGCGCCGGCCGGCACGCTGGCCACCAATCCGGATGTGAGCGTGGCCGCCAACCTCACCCTGGAGCAGTTCATCCGCCGCAGCGGGCGCTCGGATCTGCTGCCCACCGCCGATGCCGCCCGCCTGCGCCAGCCGTTGCAGCTGGTACATACCGACACGCTGACCGGCGAGACCCGCTTCACCGTGGTCGAGCCGGTCGGCCAGACCGGCTGGTCGCTGCTGGTGGCGCAGGCGTATCCGCTGATCATCGAGCGCTTGAACCAGGCGTTGACCCTGCTGCTGGGCGTCGGCGCGCTGCTGGCGCTGGTGTGTACCTTGCTGGTGCGCCACCTCGCCAAGCGCATCAGCCGGCCGGTGGAAGACATCACGGCCGCGGCCGCTTCGCTGGCCAATGGCCGCTACGACCTGCCCGTGCCCTCACAGAAACGCCGCGACGAAGTCGGCCTGCTGGCGCGCACGCTGGAGCATGCGCGCAGTTCCATCCGCCAGCACCTGGACGCGATCGAGGAGATGAGCGCGGCCCGCCAGAAGATTGAAAGCGAACTGGCCATCGCCCGCGAAATCCAGCTGGCGATGCTGCCGGCCGCACGCGTGATCGATCAGGATGATCGCCACCTGGAAGTGGCGGCGCTGCTGGAACCGGCCAAGGCAGTGGGTGGCGACTTCTACAGTTTCATCGAAGGCAGCGAAGGCCTGCTCTGGTTTGCCATTGGCGATGTCTCTGACAAGGGCGTGCCGGCGGCGTTGTTCATGGCGCGCACGGTGACCGTGCTGGAAGTGGCCGCGCGCACGGGCGGCACGCCCAGCCAGGTGTTGGCCGAAGCGTCGCGGCGGCTGGTGGACGGCAACGACACCTGCATGTTCGCCACCGTCCTGTTTGGCCAGGTGGATCTGCGCCATGGCGACATCGTGCTGGCCAGCGCCGGCCATGACGCGCCGCTGTTGCTGCACGCCGACGGTCGCCATGAGCTGGTGCCGATGGAATCGGGCCCGCCGCTGGGCTTCGAGGTCAGCGGCGAGTTCCCGACCTGGCGCGGCCGCCTGCCCGCCGGCGCCACCCTGCTGGCCTACACCGACGGGGTCACCGAGGCCTTCGATCCGCAGCAGGTGGCCTTTGGCCTGGAGCGCCTGCGCGCCATCCTCGGCGCCGAGCTCACCGCGCAGGCCCAGTGCGAACACGTCATCGCGCAGGTGCACCAGTTCGCCCACCCTGCCGCACAATCGGATGACATCACGGTGCTGGCCATGCGCCTGCGCCAGGACGCAAAGGAGACGGGACCATGCTGA
- the aceE gene encoding pyruvate dehydrogenase (acetyl-transferring), homodimeric type, with the protein MNWLNEMLQSDPDPQETREWIDSMQAVINNNGALRAHQLLEGMVEVTRRAGAYLPFSPTTEYVNTIAPPNEAKSPGDAALEWRIRSIIRWNAMATVVRANRKPGDLGGHIASFASGATLYDVGFNHFWRAPSENHPGDLLFIQGHSSPGIYARAFLEGRINQAQLDNFRMEVDGQGISSYPHPWLMPGFWQTPTVSMGLGPLAAIYQAQFMKYLEHRGLIEKSDRKVWCFIGDGESDEPETLGAIALAGREGLDNLIFVVNCNLQRLDGPVRGNGKIIQELEGVFRGAGWNAIKLLWGGYWDPLLARDSDGVLKKLMMETVDGEYQNCKAFGGAYTRANFFGKYPETAAMVANLSDDDIWRLNRGGHDPHKVYAAYHEAVNTKGMPTVILAKTVKGYGMGSAGESLNPTHQTKKLDDEAIRTFRDRFNIPISDKELEESAQVPFYHPGEDSPEVQYLKERRAALGGYLPQRRQKAAESFDAPKLENYERLLKSTGEREISTTMAFVQALNITLRDKAIGPRIVPIVADEARTFGMEGMFRQIGIYAPFGQKYKPVDADQLMYYREDQSGQVLQQGISEPGAISSWMAAGTSYSVSNVPMLPFYIYYSMFGFQRVGDIAWQAADMRTRGFLLGGTAGRTTLNGEGLQHEDGHSHLLAGAIPNCRSYDPTFGFEVAVVLQHGVKRMMEEQVDEYYYITLMNENYAHPDMPEGAAEGIIKGMYLLTDAGKPKKGELRVQLLGSGTILREAMAAAELLDKDFGVTADIWSCPSFNELRRDGFDAERWNRLNPEAKSPRKAYVTELLEGRQGPVIAATDYVRGYADQIRAFVPTAYTVLGTDGFGRSDTRANLRRFFEVDRYYIAHAAIAALAKDGKMTGKDVARAIKQYKIDVEKVNPLGV; encoded by the coding sequence ATGAACTGGTTGAACGAGATGTTGCAGAGCGATCCCGATCCGCAGGAAACCCGCGAGTGGATCGACTCGATGCAGGCGGTGATCAACAACAACGGCGCCCTGCGTGCACATCAGTTGTTGGAAGGCATGGTCGAGGTGACGCGCCGCGCGGGCGCCTACCTGCCGTTCTCGCCCACCACCGAGTACGTCAACACGATTGCGCCGCCGAACGAGGCCAAGTCGCCGGGTGATGCGGCGCTGGAATGGCGCATCCGCTCGATCATCCGCTGGAACGCGATGGCCACCGTGGTGCGTGCCAACCGCAAGCCGGGCGATCTGGGCGGCCACATCGCCAGCTTCGCTTCCGGCGCCACCCTGTACGACGTGGGCTTCAACCACTTCTGGCGCGCGCCGAGCGAGAACCACCCGGGCGATCTGCTCTTCATCCAGGGCCACAGTTCGCCGGGCATCTATGCGCGCGCGTTCCTGGAAGGCCGCATCAACCAGGCGCAGCTGGACAACTTCCGCATGGAAGTCGACGGCCAGGGCATTTCCTCGTACCCGCATCCGTGGCTGATGCCGGGCTTCTGGCAGACCCCGACCGTGTCGATGGGCCTGGGCCCGCTCGCCGCGATCTACCAGGCGCAGTTCATGAAATACCTGGAGCACCGCGGCCTGATCGAGAAGTCCGATCGCAAGGTCTGGTGTTTCATCGGCGACGGCGAGTCGGACGAGCCGGAAACCCTGGGCGCGATCGCACTGGCCGGCCGCGAAGGCCTGGACAACCTGATCTTCGTGGTCAACTGCAACCTGCAGCGCCTGGACGGTCCGGTGCGCGGCAACGGCAAGATCATCCAGGAACTCGAAGGCGTGTTCCGCGGCGCCGGCTGGAACGCCATCAAGCTGCTCTGGGGCGGTTACTGGGATCCGCTCCTGGCCCGTGACAGCGACGGCGTGCTGAAGAAGCTGATGATGGAAACCGTCGACGGCGAGTACCAGAACTGCAAGGCCTTCGGTGGCGCTTACACGCGCGCCAATTTCTTCGGCAAGTATCCGGAGACGGCGGCGATGGTGGCCAACCTGTCCGACGATGACATCTGGCGCCTCAACCGTGGCGGCCATGATCCGCACAAGGTCTATGCGGCGTACCACGAGGCGGTGAACACCAAGGGCATGCCCACCGTGATCCTGGCCAAGACGGTCAAGGGCTACGGCATGGGTTCGGCCGGCGAGTCGCTCAACCCGACCCACCAGACCAAGAAGCTGGATGACGAAGCCATCCGCACCTTCCGCGATCGTTTCAACATTCCGATCAGCGACAAGGAGCTGGAAGAATCGGCGCAGGTGCCGTTCTACCATCCGGGCGAGGATTCGCCGGAAGTGCAGTACCTGAAGGAGCGCCGCGCCGCGTTGGGCGGTTACCTGCCGCAGCGTCGCCAGAAGGCGGCCGAGTCGTTCGACGCGCCCAAGCTGGAGAACTACGAGCGCCTGCTCAAGTCCACCGGCGAACGCGAGATCTCCACCACCATGGCGTTCGTGCAGGCCCTGAACATCACCCTGCGTGACAAGGCCATCGGCCCGCGCATCGTGCCGATCGTGGCCGACGAGGCGCGCACCTTCGGCATGGAAGGCATGTTCCGCCAGATCGGCATCTACGCGCCGTTCGGCCAGAAGTACAAGCCGGTCGATGCCGACCAGCTGATGTACTACCGCGAAGACCAGAGCGGCCAGGTACTGCAGCAGGGCATCAGCGAGCCGGGTGCGATCTCCTCGTGGATGGCCGCTGGCACCAGCTACTCGGTCAGCAACGTGCCGATGCTGCCGTTCTACATCTACTACTCGATGTTCGGCTTCCAGCGCGTGGGCGACATCGCCTGGCAGGCTGCCGACATGCGTACCCGCGGCTTCCTGCTCGGCGGCACCGCCGGCCGCACCACGCTCAACGGCGAAGGCCTGCAGCACGAGGACGGCCACAGCCACCTGCTGGCCGGCGCCATTCCCAACTGCCGCAGCTACGACCCCACCTTCGGTTTCGAAGTGGCGGTGGTGCTGCAGCACGGCGTCAAGCGGATGATGGAAGAGCAGGTCGATGAGTACTACTACATCACCCTGATGAACGAAAACTACGCCCACCCGGACATGCCGGAAGGCGCGGCCGAAGGCATCATCAAGGGCATGTACCTGCTCACCGATGCGGGCAAGCCGAAGAAGGGCGAGCTGCGCGTGCAGCTGCTCGGCAGCGGTACCATCCTGCGCGAGGCCATGGCGGCGGCGGAACTGCTGGACAAGGATTTCGGCGTGACCGCCGACATCTGGTCCTGCCCGAGCTTCAACGAACTGCGTCGCGATGGTTTCGATGCCGAACGCTGGAACCGCCTGAATCCGGAAGCCAAGTCGCCGCGCAAGGCCTACGTGACCGAACTGCTGGAAGGTCGCCAGGGCCCGGTGATTGCCGCCACCGACTACGTGCGTGGCTACGCCGATCAGATCCGCGCGTTCGTGCCCACGGCGTACACCGTGCTGGGCACCGACGGATTCGGCCGCAGTGACACCCGCGCCAACCTGCGCCGCTTCTTCGAAGTGGATCGCTACTACATCGCCCACGCCGCCATCGCCGCCCTGGCCAAGGACGGCAAGATGACCGGCAAGGACGTGGCGCGCGCGATCAAGCAGTACAAGATCGACGTGGAAAAAGTGAACCCGCTCGGCGTGTAA
- a CDS encoding DUF2272 domain-containing protein, translating into MRKPCLSVLVGLLFWAVIAPARAVDPCPSTRARTAAVDPASRIAAVACAEQWLWFRAFIDRQGHMANGAVTEAENRNLDDDRTPAWRRVAGYWRESGLLPQMRGQSGASECAVAERGSIGAPACRAFVVDHAWSAVFVSWVLMKARVPGFRASASHVDYVRQAFREGADNAYEFRDIAGARPATGDMLCYVRGADVYGHAGLREAVANSREGLNMHCEIVVAASFGNDNTAYLVGGNVLQGVTMRLLPLNREGELWNLPLRGSIEPTCTPDNEAACNFNRQDWAVWLKLKPAAKLVGLAPPVPLSLPTTAVVAKQCCVYCVVGSSIPRCPAKDTPSP; encoded by the coding sequence ATGCGTAAACCCTGCTTGAGCGTTCTTGTTGGTCTCTTGTTCTGGGCCGTGATCGCGCCTGCGCGCGCGGTCGACCCCTGCCCCTCGACGCGCGCCCGGACGGCGGCGGTGGATCCGGCCAGCCGCATCGCCGCGGTGGCGTGCGCCGAGCAATGGCTGTGGTTCCGCGCCTTCATCGATCGTCAGGGACACATGGCCAATGGCGCGGTGACGGAGGCGGAGAACCGCAACCTGGACGATGACCGCACACCGGCCTGGCGACGCGTGGCCGGCTACTGGCGCGAGAGCGGATTGCTGCCGCAGATGCGCGGCCAAAGTGGCGCCAGCGAGTGCGCCGTGGCCGAACGCGGCAGCATCGGCGCGCCGGCCTGCCGCGCCTTTGTGGTGGATCACGCGTGGTCGGCGGTCTTCGTATCGTGGGTGCTGATGAAGGCGCGCGTGCCCGGCTTCCGGGCTTCAGCCAGCCATGTGGACTACGTCCGCCAGGCCTTCCGCGAAGGTGCGGACAACGCTTACGAATTCCGCGACATCGCCGGTGCGCGGCCCGCCACCGGTGACATGTTGTGTTACGTGCGTGGCGCGGACGTTTATGGTCATGCCGGCCTGCGCGAGGCGGTGGCCAACAGCCGGGAAGGTCTCAACATGCACTGCGAGATCGTGGTGGCGGCCAGTTTCGGCAACGACAATACGGCCTACCTGGTCGGCGGCAACGTACTGCAAGGCGTCACCATGCGCCTGTTGCCGCTCAACCGCGAAGGCGAGCTGTGGAATCTGCCGCTGCGCGGCAGCATCGAGCCGACCTGCACGCCCGACAACGAGGCCGCCTGCAACTTCAACCGCCAGGATTGGGCGGTCTGGCTCAAGCTCAAGCCCGCGGCGAAGTTGGTGGGCCTGGCGCCGCCCGTGCCGCTGTCATTGCCAACCACGGCCGTCGTCGCAAAACAATGCTGCGTGTACTGCGTGGTGGGTTCGAGCATTCCGCGCTGCCCGGCGAAGGACACGCCGTCGCCGTGA
- a CDS encoding serine hydrolase domain-containing protein, which translates to MIKASTWTLALLLLAGPLMAQQKTASPATPAADVPAPSTSTQAPVASVRVSFDRAGVTRVQAQGWADIAGGRRISADDPVRIASISKLVTAVGVMRLVEAGQLDLDADVSDTLGWPLRHPQFPETPISLRLLLSHRAGLTDAAGYYAVPLGGQVRDLLADPRAWDAAHAPGSFFRYANVNFPLIAAVMEKATGERFDQLMDRLVIKPLKLSACFNWATCDQATLARAVVLYDAEHTPVRDDLHGQRPDCVVVAAEDGNCDLSRWRAGDNGALFSPQGGLRISARDLASLGRLLLNQGEVDGVRLLTPASIKTLTQVQWTFDGGNGMTSEEDPSGQGGSGFLCRYALAVMHLATKAPGCHDDPFGDGRQRIGHSGSAYGLLSGLWVDPQRGEGVVYFVTGMPDARGGGHSAYSAIEEMMAQGTLASP; encoded by the coding sequence GTGATCAAGGCAAGCACATGGACGCTGGCGCTGCTGCTGCTGGCCGGCCCGCTGATGGCGCAGCAGAAGACGGCTTCGCCGGCCACCCCGGCTGCCGACGTGCCCGCGCCGTCCACGTCGACGCAGGCGCCGGTGGCGAGCGTGCGCGTGAGCTTCGATCGCGCTGGCGTGACCCGTGTGCAGGCGCAGGGCTGGGCCGACATCGCTGGGGGGCGCCGCATCAGCGCAGACGACCCCGTGCGCATTGCTTCCATTTCCAAGCTGGTCACCGCCGTGGGCGTGATGCGGCTGGTGGAGGCGGGGCAGCTGGATCTGGACGCCGACGTGTCCGACACCTTGGGCTGGCCCCTGCGTCATCCGCAATTTCCCGAAACGCCCATCAGCCTGCGCCTGCTGCTCTCGCACCGCGCGGGCCTGACCGATGCCGCGGGTTACTACGCGGTGCCGCTGGGCGGCCAGGTGCGTGATCTGCTGGCCGATCCGCGCGCCTGGGATGCGGCGCACGCGCCGGGCAGTTTCTTCCGCTACGCCAACGTCAATTTTCCCTTGATCGCGGCAGTGATGGAAAAGGCGACCGGCGAGCGTTTCGATCAGCTGATGGATCGCCTGGTCATCAAGCCACTCAAGCTTTCGGCCTGTTTCAACTGGGCCACCTGCGATCAGGCCACGCTGGCCCGCGCCGTGGTGTTGTACGACGCCGAACACACCCCGGTGCGTGATGACCTGCACGGCCAGCGTCCGGACTGCGTGGTGGTGGCGGCCGAAGACGGCAACTGCGATCTGTCGCGCTGGCGCGCCGGCGACAACGGTGCCCTGTTCTCGCCGCAGGGCGGGCTGCGCATTTCGGCGCGCGACCTGGCCAGCCTCGGGCGCCTGCTGCTCAACCAGGGGGAAGTGGACGGCGTGCGCCTGCTCACACCCGCTTCCATCAAAACGCTGACCCAGGTGCAGTGGACGTTCGATGGCGGCAACGGCATGACCTCGGAAGAAGATCCCAGTGGCCAGGGCGGAAGTGGCTTCCTCTGTCGCTATGCGCTGGCGGTCATGCATCTGGCGACGAAAGCGCCGGGCTGCCACGACGACCCGTTCGGCGATGGTCGCCAGCGTATCGGCCACTCGGGTTCGGCTTACGGCCTGTTGTCCGGCCTGTGGGTCGATCCACAGCGCGGCGAAGGCGTGGTCTATTTTGTCACCGGCATGCCCGATGCGCGCGGAGGCGGCCACTCGGCGTATTCGGCGATCGAGGAAATGATGGCGCAGGGAACGTTGGCCAGCCCGTGA